A single Lactuca sativa cultivar Salinas chromosome 8, Lsat_Salinas_v11, whole genome shotgun sequence DNA region contains:
- the LOC111912973 gene encoding probable 6-phosphogluconolactonase 1 yields MESKKDRGEVRIHENLDELSTDLADYVAELSEASVKERGVFAIALSGGSLISLMRNLCGAPYNKTVDWSKWYIFWADERVVAKNHVDSNYKLAKDHLLSKLPIVPSHVHSINDSLTAEEAATEYEFVIRQLVRTRVINVSEVSDCPKFDLILLGMGPDGHVASLFPNHSVLEEKNEWVTFITTSPKPPPERITFTLPVINSAANVVVVVTGGGKAEAARLAIDDVGPECEVLPARMIEPVVGKLVWFLDSQAGSKLKSFS; encoded by the exons ATGGAATCGAAAAAAGACAGGGGTGAAGTGAGGATTCATGAAAATTTAGATGAACTTAGCACAGATTTGGCTGATTACGTGGCAGAATTATCAGAGGCATCTGTGAAAGAACGTGGCGTTTTCGCCATTGCTTTATCTGGAGGTTCTCTCATTAGCTTAATGAG GAATCTATGTGGAGCTCCTTATAACAAAACCGTAGATTGGTCTAAATGGTATATATTTTGGGCCGATGAACGTGTGGTTGCCAAAAATCATGTCGATAGTAACTATAAACTTGCGAAAGATCATCTTTTGTCTAAG TTACCTATTGTTCCGAGCCATGTACATTCCATCAATGATTCCCTCACAGCGGAAGAAGCTGCAACCGAATACGAGTTTGTAATCAGACAACTTGTGAGGACACGTGTCATCAATGTGTCTGAAGTCAGCGACTGCCCGAAGTTTGACCTAATCCTACTTGGCATGGGCCCAGATGGACACGTGGCGTCTTTGTTCCCTAACcattcggttcttgaagaaaaaaacGAGTGGGTGACATTCATCACCACTTCACCTAAACCTCCGCCCGAAAGAATCACCTTCACACTGCCCGTTATCAACTCTGCCGCcaatgtggtggtggtggtgacagGTGGCGGAAAGGCGGAAGCTGCCAGGCTGGCGATAGATGATGTGGGACCCGAGTGTGAGGTGTTGCCAGCTAGGATGATTGAACCGGTTGTTGGGAAGTTGGTTTGGTTTTTGGATAGCCAAGCGGGTTCAAAGCTTAAGAGCTTTTCTTAA